The Streptosporangiales bacterium DNA window GCGGTTCGGTGCGCGACGCGCTGCGCGGGTCGCTCGGCGCCGACCTGGACTTCACCACCGACGCCCGGCCGGAGGAGATCCTCGCGGTGGCCAGGCCCTGGGCGGACGCCGTGTGGGAGGTGGGCATCGCCTTCGGCACGGTCGGGTTGCGCAAGGGCGACTACAAGCTCGAGGTCACCACGTACCGCAGCGAGCAGTACGACAAGGACTCCCGCAAGCCCGAGGTGCAGTACGGGGACTCGCTGGTCGCCGACCTGGCGCGCCGTGACTTCACCGTCAACGCGATCGCCGTGCCGCTGCCGTTGCGCACCGAGCAGCCGTTGCTCGATCCGCACGCCGGGCTGGAGGACCTGATGGCCGGCGTGCTCCGCACCCCCGGCCGGCCGGAGGACTCGTTCGCCGACGACCCGCTGCGGATGCTGCGCGCGGCGAGGTTCGCGTCGCAGCTGGGCCTGGAGGTGGCGGCGCCGGTAGTCGAGGCGATGACCAGCATGCGGGACCGGCTGGCCATCGTCTCCGCGGAACGCATCCGCGACGAGCTGACCAAGCTGCTGCTCGGCAACGAGCCGCGGCGCGGCTTCACCCTGATGGTGGACACCGGGCTCGCCGAGCACGTCCTCCCCGAGTTGCCCGGGATGCAGCTGGAGATCGACGAGCACCACAGGCACAAGGATGTCTACGAGCACACCTTGAAGGTGCTCGAACAGGCGATGGGCCTGGAGGGCGACGACGGCCCCGACCTCGTGCTGCGGCTGGCCGCGGTGATGCACGACGTCGGCAAGCCGCGCACCAGGCGCTGGGAGCCGGACGGGCGGGTCAGCTTCCACCACCACGAGGTCGTCGGCGCGCGGATGACGAAGAAGCGGCTCGCCGCGCTGCGGTACCCGAAGGACGTGGTCGCCGACGTCACGCACCTGGTCGAGCTGCACCTGCGGTTCCACGGCTACGCCGAGGGCGAGTGGACGGACTCCGCGGTCCGGCGGTACGTTCGCGACGCCGGGCACGTGCTTGCCCGTTTGCACAAGCTCACCCGCGCCGACTGCACCACGATGAACAAGCGGAAGGCGCAGCGGCTCGCGCGGGCGTACGACCATCTGGAAGAGCGCATCGACCGGCTGGCCGAGGAGGAGGAGCTCGCGAAGATCCGGCCGGACCTGGACGGCAAGGTCGTCATGGCCGAACTCGGCATCCCGCCAGGCCCGCTGGTCGGCAAGGCGTTGCAGCACCTGCTCGAGCTGCGGATGGAACACGGCCCGCTCGGCGAGGAGCGCGCCAAGGAAGAGCTGCACCGCTGGGCGGTTCAGCAGCGCGACGACACCTGACCCGAGTACGGCGTACGTGCGGGATAGATACGCTCACCGGCATGGGGAACCTGCCGCCGTACGACGCTCATCGGCCGCCGCATGGACCGGGTCCGGCGCCCGGCCCGTACGGTGCGGGTCCGCCGCCACCGGGAGGGTCGATCGCGCCGCAGCACTGGGGCCAGCTGCCCCCGCCGCCGGCGCCCGTGCAGTTCACCGACCGCGGTGAGCCGAGTGGTGCGGCAGCCGCCGTGATCCTGGCCTTCATCGGCCTGTGGACGGCCCTGCTCGCGGTCGTCGGCCAACTCGCCGGCTGGTTCGTGGACCAGCAGTCGATCGGCGAGGAGGGAGCGGCGCCATGGGTGGCGGTGCTGGCGCTCGGGCTGCTGGCCGGGCTGCCCAGCCTGATCTTCTGGCGGCTGAGCCGGCACCCGCAGGGGCGGCTGGTGGCTCGGACGTGGACGATCGCGGCGGCCGCCGTCACGCTCCTGGTTCCGGTGCGGCTGCTGCCGAGCACGTCGAGCCTGCTCAGCACGCTCGTACTCGCCGCCGCGCTCGCAGTGTTCGCGGTCGCGCTCTCCGTGGTACCCGCGTTCCGCGTCGGCAGGTCCGGCGGCGACGGCGGCACGCTTCTCGCCCTGGCGGCGGGGCTGCTGACCGTGCTGCCGTGGACGTACTTCGGTGCGTTCGGCGGCCTCGCTGAGACGGTGGCCGTGGTGCTCCTCGCGCTGGCGCTCGGCTGGTTCACCGCGGTGGTCCTTGCGCCGGTGTGGCATGCGTTCGCCGGCGCCTGGTCGCGGCTGCGCGCCAGCATGCTCGGCGGCCTGGTCGGCAGCGTGACCGTACTCGTGGTCGTCGCCGGCGCGACGCCTCGCGCCACAGCGGTGCTGCTCGCCGTCTGCGTGCCCGTCGTGGGGTTCGTCTGCGCGGCAGTGTCGTACGCGAAGCCGCGCAGGTTGCCGACGATCGCGGCGGTGGCGGCGTTCTCGTTCGGGCCGTTGGCGTTCTTCGACCCGGACGAGGTGAACGCCGCCCAGGTCGTACCCACCACCGTGGCGGACGCCGGCGCGGCCACCGGGCTGGGGCTGCTGGTCGGGCTGGTCGTCGCGGGCGCCATACTCGCGCTGGCCGGCGTCGTGCGGCGCCGGTTGATCGCAGCCGCGGTGCTGGTCGTCGCGCTCGTGGTGTCGGTCGGCGGCTACGCGGTGGCCGGCCAGCACGGGTTCAGCGGCGACCGGCTGTTCGTCGTGTTGAAGTCGCAGTCCCCGCTCGGCGACGTCGAGGCCGGTGGCGCGCTCGACGTGCGGCGACAGACGACGTACGACCAGCTGGTGTCGCACGCGGAGCGCACCCAGCGGCCGCTGCGCGGCGCGCTGGACCGCATCGGCGTGGACTACACGCCCTACTACCTGGTCAACGCGATCGAGGTGGAAGCCGGCGCGGAGCTGCGGCCCTGGCTGTCGCGCCGGGCCGAGGTGGCGAAGGTGCTCGACAGCCCGCGGCTGCGGCCGGTGCGCGAGACGTCGAGGTCTCCGGAGGGTCCGACCAGCCCGCCGGAGCGGTCCAATTGGAACCTGACCATGATCCGGGTGAACGACGTCAGCGAGGAGCTCGGCGTCACCGGGAAGGGCGTGGTGGTCGGCCAGTCCGACAGCGGGGTGGACGGCCAGCATCCCGCGCTGCGGGGCAGCTACCGGGGCAGGGACGGCGACGACGACTACAACTGGCTCGACCCCTGGTTCGGCACCTCCCGGCCGACCGACCGCGGCGGCGGGCACGGCACGCACACGCTCGGCACCGCCGTCGGCAAGGACGTGGGCGTCGCGCCGGGCGCGGAGTGGATGGGCTGCACCAACCTGGGTCGCAACGTCGGCAACCCCGCGCTCTACCTGGACTGCTTGCAGTTCATGCTGGCGCCGTACCCGGCCGACGGCGACCCGTTCGAGGACGGCGACCCGAAGCGGGCTGCGGACGTACTGAACAACTCGTGGGGGTGCCCGCCGTCGGAAGGGTGCGACCCGAACGTGCTGCGGTCGGCGATACGTGCGCTCACCACCGCGGGCATCTTCGTGGCTGCGTCCGCGGGGAACACCGGCCCGGACTGCAGCACGATCGAGGACCCGATCGCGATCTACGACGACTCGTTCACCGTGGCGGCCGTGAACGACCAGCGCGACCTGTCACCCTTCTCCAGCCGCGGCCCGGTGGCCCTGGGCGGGAACGCACGTGGCAAGCCGGACCTCGCCGCCCCCGGGCAGGCGATCTGGTCGGCGGTGCCGAACGGGCAGTACACCACGATGGACGGTACGTCGATGGCGACTCCGCACGTGACGGGCACGGTCGCGCTGATGTGGTCGGCGAACCCGGAGCTCAAGGGCGACGTGGAGCAGACCGCGAAGATCCTCCGGTCGACCACCCAGGACGCGGTGCTGAACACGCCGAGCGGCTGCGGTGGCAGCCAGCACCTGATCGGCTCCGGCATCCTGGACGCGTTCGCCGCGGTCAAGGCCGCCGAGCGGGCCGACTGACCGGTCCGCTCGTCAACCCCGGCCCTCCCAGACCGGCTCCGGGGTCTCGCGTACGGTGCCGTCCGCGCCGAACAGCAGGTACCGGTCGAAGCCGCGCGCGAACCAGCGGTCGTGCGTGACGGCGAGGACCGTGCCCTGGTACTCGGCCAGGCCGCGCTCCAGCGCCTCGGCGCTCTCCAGGTCGAGGTTGTCGGTCGGCTCGTCGAGCAGCAGCAAGGTGGCGCCGGACAGCTCGAGCAGCAGCACCTGGAACCTCGCCTGCTGGCCGCCGGAGAGCGTGTCGAACGGCTGTTCCGCGCACGGCGCCAGCCCGTACCTGGCGAGCGCGTGCATGGCGTCGTGCAGCTGGAGCGAGTGGTCGCGCCAGAGTGCCTCCGCCGGTGTGACGCCGACCAGGTCGGGACGCTCGTGCGTCTGCGCGAAGTGTCCTGGCACCACCCGCGCGCCGAGCTTCCACGTCCCGGTGTGCGCGACGGTCGGCAGGTCGTCCGGCCAGCCGGCGAGCAGCCGCAGGAAGTGCGACTTGCCGGTGCCGTTGCCGCCGAGTACGGCCACCCGCTCGCCGTACATCACCTCCACGTCGAACGGCTCGGTGAGGTTGGTCAGGGCGAGCTGCCAGCAGGTGGCGACCCGTACTCCCGTACGTCCGCCGGCCAGCCGCATCCTGATCCGCTGCGCCTTCGGCCGCTTCTGCGGCGGGCCGCCTTCCTCGAACCTGCGCAGCCGGGTCTGTGCCGCCTGGTAGCGGCTGGCCATGTCGGCGTTGTACGACGCCTTCTGCTTCAGCGTCGTCACCAGCTACTTCAGCTTGGCGTGCTCCTCGTCCCAACGCCTACGCAGCTCGTCCATCCGCTCGTGCCTGGCCTCGCGGGCGTCGTCATAGCTGGCGAAGCCGCCGCCGTGCACCCACGCGGTGCCGCCCTCCACGGTGAGGATCTTGTTCGCCGTCTGCGCGAGCAGCTCCCGGTCGTGCGAGACGAACAGCACCGTCTTCGGCGTCTCGCGCAGTGCCCCCTCCAGCCACTGCTTGCCGGGGACGTCGAGGTAGTTGTCCGGCTCGTCGAGCAGCAGCACCTGGTCGGCGCCGCGCAGCAGCGCCTCGATGGCCAGCCGCTTCTGCTCGCCACCGGAGAGGGTACGTACGGGGCGCCACTTCACCTTGTCGAACGGCTGCCCGAGCGCGACCAGGCAGCAGGTGTCCCACTCGACCTCGGCGGCGTAGCCACCGGCGTCGGCGTACGCGGTGAGCGCGTGCGCGTACCGCAGCTGGGTGGGCTCGTCATCGCGGTCCATGACCGCAAGCTCGGCGGTGTCGAGCTCCTCCGCAGCCGTACGGACGGCGGTCGGCGCCAGCCCGACGAGCAGGTCGCGGACGGTCGACTCGTCCCTGATGGAGCCGATGAACTGCCGCATCACGCCGATGCCGCCCGAGCTGGTGACCGCACCGCCCGTCGGGGTCAGGTCGCCGGCGATGGTCCGCAGCAGCGTGGTCTTGCCCGCGCCGTTCGCCCCGACCAGCGCTACGGTGTCGCCGTCACCTACGCGGAACGAGACCTCGTCGTAGAGCAGCCGGCCGTCGGGCAGCAGCTGCCGCAGCCGCGACGCCCCAATATGTCCCACAACCGCCCAGTCTGCGCGAGCGCGTCAGCCGGGCGCCACGGAATTACCCGAACCGCTCGGTGAGCGCGGCGGCGTTGCGGTCCGCGAGCGCGCGGGCGGCGTCGCGGAGCGAGCCGCCGTCGGCGTCCTCGGCCACCGTGCCGACCAGCCGGCGCATGACCGTTGCGATCTTCGCGAAGCCCTCGTCCGGCTGCGGCCCGATGTCGCCGAAGACCAGCCAGTACCACCACGCGTTGGTCGCGACGTTGGCCAGGAAGTCGGGCAGGACAGCGACGCCGCGGGCGCCGAGAGCGGCCTCGGCGTCCGGCAGGGTCGGCATGTTCGCACCCTCGACGACGACGCCGGCGCGCACCCGGTCCGCGTCGGCGCGGTCGATCACGTACGACACGGCGGCCGGCACGAGCACATCGCAGGGCACGTCCAGCCACTCGGCACCTGGACACAGGGTGACCCCGTCGAGGGCGCGGTCGATCCGACCGCCGCCGTCGCGTGCCTGCAGCAGCCGTTCCACGTCGAGACCTGACTCGTCCACGATCAGCCCGTCGCGGTCGGCCACGGCGACCACCCTGGCGCCCGACCTGGCCAGGTAGCGGGCGGCGGCGCCGCCGATCGAACCGAAGCCCTGCACGACGGCCGACGTGCCGGTGAGCCCACGACCCTGGCTGGCCAGGTACGCCTCGGTCGCGACGGCCACCCCGTAGCCGCCGACGAGCTCGTCCAGCGGCACCCCGTCGACGTCGGCGCCGAACGCGTCCTTCATCCGCTGCCGTGCGCTGGCGGGGTCGTCCAGCGTGGCGAGCAGCGGCTCGATGGTCGACGGCAGGTCGACATCCGCGGCCACCGCGTCCAACAGCTCCTGGCGCACCCCGAAGTCCTCGCCGAAGCACCACTGCGCGTGCGCGGTTGGCCGTACGTCCCTGAGGAAGCGGCGCAGCACGTCCGGCTTCCGCGGGTCGTCGGGATCCAGGTCGACCGCGCCCTTCGCCCCGCCGAGCGGGACGTAATGGTCGGCCGGGTTGTAGACGAGCGTCTCCTTCAGCGACATCGCCCGCGCCAGGCCACGTGCCTCGTCCATCGTGCAGCCGCCGCGTACGCGCAGGCCACCGCTGGCCAGGCCACGGATCAGCTGGTCGAGGACGAGGTAGGCACGGGTTCCCGTGACGGGGTCGGTCCAGGTCAGTTCGACGACAGGGGTCCGCTCCATCGAATCCTTTCTCGGTACGCCGCCTGCTGCGGCTTCAGGTCAACTTCTTCTCGAACAGGGTCACCGACCCGATGGGCGCCGGTGTCGAAGGGCTTCCCTGTCTCGAACACCCGCTCGCCGACCTCCGTGTAACCGGCGGCGCGGTAGTACTGCCTCAGCGCGCTGTTGCTGGTCACCGTGTCGAGCCTGGACAGGCTGCGCCCGCTCTCCTCGATCGTACGCTCGGCGAAGGCCAGCAGCTGCTGGCCGAGCCCGTCGCCCTTGTACCTGCGGTCGATCAGCAGGCCGTGGGTGTAGCCGGCGTCGCCGTCGCGTTCGCCCCACACATCGGGTCGGCCCACATGAGCATCAGCCCGCCGACCAGCTCGCCGTCGAGCCTGGCAGCGTAGATCCGGCCGTCGCCGAGCCAGTCGAGCAGCATCGGCACGGTCAGCTCTCCCGGACGCCACTGCACGATGCCGTTCGCGACCATGTCCTCCGCGGCCGCGTCGCGGATGCGGAGGTACACCGGCAGGTCCTCATCGGTCGCCGGCTCGATCGTCAGTCGAGGCATGCGGCCAGTCTGCCGCATCAGCGGATGGCGCCGGCCGCGTGCAGGTCGGTGACCTCGGCGGCCGTGAACCCCCCAGGCGGTGAGCGCCTCGGCCGTGTGCGGGCCGGCGGGCGGGCCCTGCACCTCGCCAGGTGTGCGGGAGAACCGCGGCGCGGCCCCGGGCTGCACGACGCCCGCGACGTCCACGAACGTGCCGCGCGCGGCGTTGTGCGGGTGCCCGGCCGCCTCCGCCGGCGGCAGCACGGGCGCGACGCAGGCGTCAGTGCCGTCGAACACCGCGACCCACTCGTCCCTGGTCTTCGACGCGAACACCTCCGCCAGCCGCTCGGTGAGCACCGGCCACCGAGTGGGGTCGTACTGGTCGGGCAGCTCGGCCGGGTCGAGCTGCAGCCCGTGCAGCAGCGCGGCGTAGAACTGGGGCTCGATCGCGCCGACCGCGACGTAGCCGCCGTCGGCGCAGGTGTAGCAGCGGTAGAACGGCGCTGCACCGTCGAGCGGGTTGCCGTCGCGGCGGTCCTGCCAGAGTCCGGAGGCGCGGTAGCCGTACAGCGCGGTGGACAGCAGCGCCGCGCCGTCGACCATCGCCGCGTCCACCACCTGGCCCTCGCCGGACTGCGCCCGCTCGACGAGCGCGGAGAGCACCCCGACGACGGTGAGCAGCCCGCCGCCGCCGAAGTCGCCTAGGTAGTTCAGCGGTGGCGGTGGTGGCCGGTCGGCGGGCCCGATCGGCCACAGCGCGCCGGCGACGGCGAGGTAGTCGATGTCGTGCCCGGCGGAGGCCGCCAGCGGCCCGTCCTGGCCCCAGCCGGTCAGCCGCGCGTAGATCAACCGCG harbors:
- a CDS encoding CCA tRNA nucleotidyltransferase gives rise to the protein MSPNSTEESSVHAQRRAVAELLRITPVADELSRLFTAAGHQLALVGGSVRDALRGSLGADLDFTTDARPEEILAVARPWADAVWEVGIAFGTVGLRKGDYKLEVTTYRSEQYDKDSRKPEVQYGDSLVADLARRDFTVNAIAVPLPLRTEQPLLDPHAGLEDLMAGVLRTPGRPEDSFADDPLRMLRAARFASQLGLEVAAPVVEAMTSMRDRLAIVSAERIRDELTKLLLGNEPRRGFTLMVDTGLAEHVLPELPGMQLEIDEHHRHKDVYEHTLKVLEQAMGLEGDDGPDLVLRLAAVMHDVGKPRTRRWEPDGRVSFHHHEVVGARMTKKRLAALRYPKDVVADVTHLVELHLRFHGYAEGEWTDSAVRRYVRDAGHVLARLHKLTRADCTTMNKRKAQRLARAYDHLEERIDRLAEEEELAKIRPDLDGKVVMAELGIPPGPLVGKALQHLLELRMEHGPLGEERAKEELHRWAVQQRDDT
- a CDS encoding glutamate dehydrogenase, with translation MERTPVVELTWTDPVTGTRAYLVLDQLIRGLASGGLRVRGGCTMDEARGLARAMSLKETLVYNPADHYVPLGGAKGAVDLDPDDPRKPDVLRRFLRDVRPTAHAQWCFGEDFGVRQELLDAVAADVDLPSTIEPLLATLDDPASARQRMKDAFGADVDGVPLDELVGGYGVAVATEAYLASQGRGLTGTSAVVQGFGSIGGAAARYLARSGARVVAVADRDGLIVDESGLDVERLLQARDGGGRIDRALDGVTLCPGAEWLDVPCDVLVPAAVSYVIDRADADRVRAGVVVEGANMPTLPDAEAALGARGVAVLPDFLANVATNAWWYWLVFGDIGPQPDEGFAKIATVMRRLVGTVAEDADGGSLRDAARALADRNAAALTERFG
- a CDS encoding CoA transferase, with translation MSGPLAGIRVLELANLAPVPFACTVLSDLGAEVLRVDRADAAEQPGTDPLARGRRVAAVDLKHPQGREAVLKLVAGADVLVEGFRPGVCERLGVGPADCQARNPRLIYARLTGWGQDGPLAASAGHDIDYLAVAGALWPIGPADRPPPPPLNYLGDFGGGGLLTVVGVLSALVERAQSGEGQVVDAAMVDGAALLSTALYGYRASGLWQDRRDGNPLDGAAPFYRCYTCADGGYVAVGAIEPQFYAALLHGLQLDPAELPDQYDPTRWPVLTERLAEVFASKTRDEWVAVFDGTDACVAPVLPPAEAAGHPHNAARGTFVDVAGVVQPGAAPRFSRTPGEVQGPPAGPHTAEALTAWGVHGRRGHRPARGRRHPLMRQTGRMPRLTIEPATDEDLPVYLRIRDAAAEDMVANGIVQWRPGELTVPMLLDWLGDGRIYAARLDGELVGGLMLMWADPMCGANATATPATPTAC
- a CDS encoding GNAT family N-acetyltransferase; this translates as MASGRADRADAARLARRRPDLRCQARRRAGRRADAHVGRPDVWGERDGDAGYTHGLLIDRRYKGDGLGQQLLAFAERTIEESGRSLSRLDTVTSNSALRQYYRAAGYTEVGERVFETGKPFDTGAHRVGDPVREEVDLKPQQAAYRERIRWSGPLSSN
- a CDS encoding S8 family serine peptidase, whose protein sequence is MGNLPPYDAHRPPHGPGPAPGPYGAGPPPPGGSIAPQHWGQLPPPPAPVQFTDRGEPSGAAAAVILAFIGLWTALLAVVGQLAGWFVDQQSIGEEGAAPWVAVLALGLLAGLPSLIFWRLSRHPQGRLVARTWTIAAAAVTLLVPVRLLPSTSSLLSTLVLAAALAVFAVALSVVPAFRVGRSGGDGGTLLALAAGLLTVLPWTYFGAFGGLAETVAVVLLALALGWFTAVVLAPVWHAFAGAWSRLRASMLGGLVGSVTVLVVVAGATPRATAVLLAVCVPVVGFVCAAVSYAKPRRLPTIAAVAAFSFGPLAFFDPDEVNAAQVVPTTVADAGAATGLGLLVGLVVAGAILALAGVVRRRLIAAAVLVVALVVSVGGYAVAGQHGFSGDRLFVVLKSQSPLGDVEAGGALDVRRQTTYDQLVSHAERTQRPLRGALDRIGVDYTPYYLVNAIEVEAGAELRPWLSRRAEVAKVLDSPRLRPVRETSRSPEGPTSPPERSNWNLTMIRVNDVSEELGVTGKGVVVGQSDSGVDGQHPALRGSYRGRDGDDDYNWLDPWFGTSRPTDRGGGHGTHTLGTAVGKDVGVAPGAEWMGCTNLGRNVGNPALYLDCLQFMLAPYPADGDPFEDGDPKRAADVLNNSWGCPPSEGCDPNVLRSAIRALTTAGIFVAASAGNTGPDCSTIEDPIAIYDDSFTVAAVNDQRDLSPFSSRGPVALGGNARGKPDLAAPGQAIWSAVPNGQYTTMDGTSMATPHVTGTVALMWSANPELKGDVEQTAKILRSTTQDAVLNTPSGCGGSQHLIGSGILDAFAAVKAAERAD